TATTAACTAAAATAAAAAACATCAAATTTCTTTTAAAACATAAATCTAATTTTAAAAAAGGGAAAAAAAAACAAAAAAATACTTTACAAAACAAAAAAGAAATTAATAATATATCATATGATATGTATCTATGGTTATCACCTCAAATTGCATTAGAATCAGCAATAGTTATACATGACATGCTATTGAAATCAATGCCTCAAAAAAAAATTACTATAGATAAAAATTTAAAATATTTTAAATTATGTTTATCAAAAACAAATAAAGATATAAAAAAAAATGTATTATCTATCAAAGAAAAAAAATATTTTACCTTTCATAACACCTACAAATATTTTGAAAAATTTTATGGACTGCATCCATCAGGACAATTTAAAACATATCCTGGAATAAAAACAGGAGTTCAATATTTATATAAAATTAAAAATGAACTATTAAAAAAACAAGCAATATGTGTTTTTATAGAACCACAATTTCATGCCAACATAATTGATTTTATAATACAAGGAACAAATATTCAAAAAGAGAATCTTGATCTTTTTGGTACAGCTATTCCATTAGTACAAGATAGCTATGTAAATTTTCTTGTAAAATTATCTAATCAATATATTAGCTGCTTAAAAAAAATTTAAGGAAAAAAAAGTGCAGCAAATCTATAAAATAATTTTTCTATCTTTTAATCAAGATTTTTTTTATAAAACAATTAAAATTTTAATAAATATTATTCTTATAGTTATTTTTATACTACTATCAAGTTGCAATTTTTTAACGGATAAAAAAGCGTTTTTTTTAAATAAAGAATTCTCTCAGAAAGAAAAAGAATTTAAAAGATTAAAAGAAAAGAAAGAATATTTAAAAAAACATACAATACACAAGCATATTTTTTCTTATGGAAATACAATAAGTATCTTTTTAAAAAAATCAGGAGTAAAAATAAATGATATATTAAAATTAATCAAAATAGATAAAAATTTAAATAATATAACAATTGGACAAAAAATTGTTTGCAAAGTAGATAACTTAGGAAACTTAATTAAGTTAAAATGGTATATTTCTAAATTTCAAAAAAAAATATACAAAAGATATAAAAATACGTTTAAATTCATCAAATATACGTATGACTCTTTTTTAGAAAAAAAAAGTATTTATATTAAAAAAAATTCTAACTTTTTTAAAAGCGCCTATCAATCAGGATTGAATAAATCTGAAATAAATAGTGTTATCAAAGCAATAGAATGGCAAATAAATTTTAATAAATTACATATTGGTAGTAAATTTAATGTGATTTTTTTAAATCAAAAAACAAAAAATAAAAAAATATTATTAGGTGTCAAATTAGATAATTTAGATAGAAAGTATTTTTCAATAAGAGCATTTAATGGAAAATTTTATGACTCTGATGGTTTTAATAAATCAGAAGAACTGATAAATTTTTCATTTTTAAAAAAATATCGAATCTCTTCTCCATTTAATTTACGCCGTGTTAATCCAGTTACACATCGTATTAGTCGTCATTTAGGAATAGATTTAGCTATGCCTCAAGGAACACCTGTAATTGCTACTAGTAGTGGTAAAATTATAAAAGCACAATTTAATAAAATTGCAGGTTTTTATATTTCTTTAAAAAATAAAAATTATTATACTACTAGGTATATGCATCTTAAAAAGATTTTAGTTAAAGTAGGTCAAAAAATTAAAAAAGGTGAAAAAATAGCTTTATCAGGCAATACTGGACGTACCACTGGTCCGCATTTACATTATGAAATTTGGATTAATCATCGCGCAATAAATCCTATAAAAGCAGAATACATTTTGTCGACACAGCTAACAAAAAGTGAAAGAATCAAATATTTAAAAGAGTCTAAAAACATATTATCAAAATTAAAATAAGTTTTTCTAATAGAAATTTTTAATATGTAACTCTTAAAATTCTACTGGTATTCGTTTTACCTATTTTCCCCATTATGTCACCTTGAGTGACAATGACTAAATCATTATTAAATAGAAATTTTTTCTTGCACAAAAGAATTATTGCTTCATTAGCAGCTTCAACACCATCCTTATCACTATCAAAATAAATAGGAATCACACCTCTATAGAGAGCAGTTAAATTTAAAGTTTTTTTATGTTTTGATAAAGCAAAAATCGGTAGTCCAGAAGTAATTCTAGAAGTCATTAATGCTGTTTTACCAGATTCTGTCATAGTAATAATTGCTGTAATTCCTTTTAAGTGATTCGCCGCATACATTGATGACATAGCAATGGCTTCCTCAATGCTTTGAAATTCTACATTAAGACGATGTCTAGAAACATTAATACTAGGAACTTTTTCTGCCCCTTTGCAAACTTTAGCCATACTTATCACAGTTTCAGATGGATATTTTCCAGATGCAGTTTCCGCAGACAGCATGACTGCATCGCTTCCATCTAACACAGCATTGGCTACATCCATAACTTCTGCACGAGTAGGTAACGGATTTAAAATCATTGATTCCATCATTTGTGTTGCAGTAATTGCTACCTTATTTAATTTTCTAGCAGTTCTAATTAATTTTTTTTGAATACCTACCAATTCTGCATCACCAATTTCGACACCTAAGTCTCCTCTAGCAATCATAATTGCATCTGAAGACAATATTATATTTTCTATAGCATTTTGATCAAATACAGCTTCGGCTCTTTCTATTTTAGCTATAATTTGAGCGTTACTACCAGATTTTTTTAATAACTCTCTGGCTTTTATTAAATCATCAGCACAACGAGGGAACGATACGGCCAAATAATCTACATCAATTTCAGAAGCAAGAATTATATCTTTTTTATCTTTTTCTGTTAATGCATCTGCTGATAAACCACCACCTAATTTATTAATACCCTTATTATTAGATAGAATGCCACCTATAATAACTTTTGTAAATATTGCACATTTTTCAATTTTTATTACTTTTAATTGTATTCTTCCGTCGTCTAACAACAAGATATCATTTACATTTAGGTCATTTGGTAATTTTTTATAATCAATTCCGACTCTTTCATTGTTTCCATTTTTTTCATTTAAATTTGCATCTAATATAAAAACGTCATTAACTTTTAAAAAAATACTGTTTTTTTTAAATTTAGAAATTCTGATTTTTGGTCCTTGTAAATCACCTAATAAAGCAATATGACAATTTAATTTAAACATTATTTCTTTTGCTTTTTTCGCTCTTTTTTTATGTTCTTCAGATGAACCATGAGAAAAATTTAAACGAAGAACATTTGCTCCAGATAAAATAATCTTTTCAAGATTATTTGCTTTATCTGTAGAAGGTCCTAAAGTTGCTACAATTTTTGTTCTTCTAACACGATTTAACATAAAAACCTCTTAATTTTATTAATTATATGTATTTTAAAATTTTAAAAATTTAATCGAAATATAAAAGAGTAAGAAATTTTATAATCAGTTTTTAATAAAAGTGCAAAAACTCAAATAACTATGTGAAATATTCATTTATATTTTTTTGTTTATTTAGTAAAATTAATAAAAGCAAATCTATTAAAAAATATTTTAAATAAAGTATATTTTAACATATAAATATTTTAAAAAAAAATGTAAAAACGATGTATATATTTTAAATTTTAAAGAGAAAATTATGATTATAGAAACTAATCAAGCTTGCGATCTAGTGATTTTTGGAACAAAAGGAGATTTAGCAAGAAGAAAATTGTTACCAGCTTTATATAAATTAGAAAAATCTCAAAAAATACATCCAGATACACGTATAATTGGTACAGGTCGTGCTGATTGGAATACAGAAGATTATATAAAGATAGTAAAAAAAGCAATAAAAATGTTTTTAAATGAAAAAATTGATGAAAAAATTTGGAAAAAATTACGTTCACGTTTAAATTTTTTTTATATTGATGTATTTCAAGATCTTCACTTTTTAGAATTAAAAAATATATTAAATCAAAAAAAAAACATTATTATTTATTATTGTGCAGTTCCTTCAAATACATTTAATGCTATTTTTACAGGATTAGGAAAAGTTAATTTAAATTCTTTTCCATCAAGAATCATAATCGAAAAACCACTCGGTGTATCTTTAGAAACATCAAAAAAAATCAATAATCAAATTGCTAAATATTTTTTAGAATCGCAAATCTTTCGTATTGATCACTATCTTGGAAAAGAATCAATATTAAATCTTTTAGCATTACGTTTCTCAAATTCATTTTTTTTTCATAGTTGGAATAATAAAATTATTGATCATATTCAAATTACTGTATCTGAAGAAGTTGGTATTGAAAATAGATGGAATTATTTTGATCAAATGGGACAAACACGAGATATGGTACAAAATCATCTCCTGCAAATTCTTACAATCGTTTCTATGGATAAACCAAAAAATATTACACCTGAAGGCATAAGAGATGAAAAATTAAAAATATTGCGTTCTCTTAAAAAAATTGACTTAAATGAAATTCATATTAAGACAGCACGAGGTCAATATGCATCTGGAATTATAAATGGTAAAAAGGTACCTTCTTACATAGAAGAAAATGGTGCAAACAAACATAGTAAAACAGAAACATTTGTTTCAATTAAAGTTGATATTAATAATGATCGATGGTTTGGAGTTCCATTTTATTTAAGAACGGGTAAACGTTTAGCATATAAATACTCTGAAATAGTTATTGTCTTTAAAAAAATATCTAAGAACTTGTTTCAAGAATTCAATAAAAATTTATCACCTAACAAATTGATTATACGTCTAGAACCTAATGAAAGTATTAAAATATATTTTTTAAATAAAGTACCAGGACTCAGTAAGGAATATAAATTAAAAAGTGATAAAATGGAATTTAATTTTAATATAAATAATACTAAAAATTTTGTCGACGCTTATGAAAGGCTATTATTTGAAAGTATGAGAGGAATACAATCATTATTTGTATGTCGAGAAGAAGTAGAAGAAGCGTGGAAATGGATTGATCCAATAATAAACGGTTGGAAAAAAACAAATATAAATACTGTACAGTTATATAAATCTGGTACATGGGGGCCAAAAAGTTCGGACGAAATCATTATGCGAGATGGTCGATTTTGGGAAACATTTAATTAAAATCCACTCTGAATAATTTATCTATCTTGACTTAATTAAGAAAATTATGTTAGCTTAAAAAATTATTTTTTAATACCTTTATTTTCTATAATTAACATTATAAATTTAAGTTTAAAAAACATTTTTATATTTTCTTTAATTAAATTTCTTTTTTTAATTAAAACTATTTTATCTAAATTGAGGAAGATAATATCTTATGATACGTATTATTCTTTTCTTATTAACTAATTTAGCAGTTATGCTAACATTCAGTCTGATTCTTGCTGTGACAGGAATTCAGTCTGAAAGTATTTACGGTCTATTGATTATGTCAAGTCTATTTGGTTTTAGTGGATCTATCTTATCACTTATTATGTCTAAATGGATTGCATTGCGTTCTGTAAATGGTAGAATCATTAATCATCCTAGCAATGAAACAGAAAGTTGGCTAATTGATACTATTCGTCAACAATCTATAAAAAAAAATATTATTATGCCACAAATAGCAATATATGAAGCTGCTGATATCAATGCATTTGCTACAGGTGCTCGTCGTAATGCAGCTTTGATTGCTATATCAACAGGATTACTAGAAAATATGACACGTAGTGAGGCAGAAGCAGTAATTGCTCATGAAATTAGTCATGTTTCAAATGGTGATATGATCACAATGACTTTAGTTCAAGGTGTTGTAAACACTTTTGTAATCTTTATATCTCGTATTATTTCACAAGCATTGAGCAGCTTATTATCGAGTAATAGAAATGAAAATAGTGAAGATGAAAAAGATTCATTTTTATTTTTTTTAATTTCTACATTTCTAGAAATAATTTTTGGTGTACTTGCAAGTATTATTACTATGTGGTTTTCTAGACATCGAGAATTTTATGCTGACGCAAGTTCAGCAAAATTAGTCGGAAAAGAAAAAATGATTTCTGCCCTAAATCGTTTAAAGTCAAGTCATGAGCCTCAAGAATCAGATAGCATAATTGCATTTTGTATTAACGGAAAATCTAATTCATTTATAGAATTATTCGCCTCCCATCCATCTTTAGAAAAAAGAATACAGGCGCTAAAAAATAAAAAATATATGTAATCAATAGATATCAGAAATATAAAAACATTATCTCTCTTAGTAGAAAACTTTTCTATTAAGAGATAAAACTTATAAAAACACTTTTCAAATAATTTTTAAACTTGTTTTTTAATATAAACATGATTATAATAAAAAATATTATATTTTATATAAAAATGTTTTTTTAATCTAAAAATTTTAAATATTAAAAATATTAATAAAACTTTTCTTAAAACTCTTAAATTCATATCTTGTAAAAACCATTAATATTTATTTTCTTAATTTCTATATATAGAAAATCTTAAAATTAATACATTTTATTTAGAAAATAAATTAAACTAAATTTTAAAAAAATTTATAAAATAAGAAAAAATAGTGGTAAAAAAAATTCTTTTATACTTAAACTCGATAAAAATATTAAAAAGTAGTTAAGAAGATAAAAATAATACTAAAAATTTAAAAAAATATTACTGAAAGGTAATGCAATTTATCTATAAAAAAATATATTTTACTGAAATTTATTCTTTTTTTTAAAATTAATTTAAAAAAAAAGACTTTATTGATAAATGTTTATCAAATTTAAAATAAAATTTTACTTCAACTGAACTAAATATAATAACTTCTAACTTCATATGAATGCAGTCTTGCAAAATCTTTTTAATCAGATATGGTCCATATTTTATCTCAACTATTTTTTAATTTTCTTGATATAATAAAATATTATATAATCTCAAATTACATTATATCTTAAATATTTAGATATATTAAATATTGGGCTGTCCTATTTTTTTTACGGAGTTTTTCTGATGGAGTTTTTTTTAGACCCGTCAATTTGGGCCGGCTTATTAACATTAGTTGTTTTAGAAGTAGTATTAGGGATTGATAATTTAATATTTGTAGCAATTTTATCAGAAAAATTACCTCCTAATCAAAGAGATAAGGCACGTTTAATTGGTTTAGGACTGGCTTTAATTATGCGATTAGCGTTATTATCATTGATATCTTGGGTAGTAACACTCACTTCTCCTATTATTAGTAATAATTTTTTTTCTTTGTCAATACGTGATTTAATATTACTTATTGGTGGTTTATTTCTTTTATTTAAAGCTACAATTGAATTACATGAAAGACTAGAAAATGAAGACCATGAAAATACAGAAAATAAAAATTATGCCAGTTTTTGGGCTGTAGTTATTCAAATAGTTGTATTAGATGCAGTGTTTTCCTTAGATGCAATAATTACAGCAGTGGGCATGGTAAATCAATTATTAATCATGATGATAGCAGTTGTATTAGCTACAATATTAATGTTATTAGCATCGAAAGCATTAACAAATTTTATTAATATACATCAAACTGTAGTTGTATTATGCCTTAGTTTCTTATTAATGATTGGTTTTAGTTTAGTCGCAGAAGCTTTAAAGTTTTATATTCCAAAAGGATATTTATATGCAGCAATAGGTTTTTCTATTTTAATCGAGATTTTTAATCAAATTGCTCGTCATAATTTTATGAAAAATCAATCTAGAAAACCTATGAGACAAAGAGCAGCTGAAGCAATTTTACGTTTAATGATAAGAGAAAAGAATAACAATAAAAATAGAATAAAAACTGATAATAAAGCAGAAATAGTACTTTCATCTTCCTTAGAAACAGAAACTTTTAAAGATGAAGAAAAATATATGATTAATGGAGTTCTTACTTTAGCCGGTCGATCAATTAAAAGTATTATGACTCCACGAAGTAATATATCTTGGGTAAATACAGAAAAAACAATCAATGAAATTCGATTACAATTATTAGATACACCTCATAATTTATTTCCTGTTTGTAAAGGTGAATTAGATGAAATAATCGGTATTGTACGAGCTAAGGAATTATTAGTCGCTATTGAAAAAAATATAGACGTTTATACATTTGCCTCTCAAATACCACCTATTATTATACCAGATACTCTTGATCCTATAAATTTACTTGGAGTACTTCGTCGTGCTCAAGGTAGTTTTGTAATTGTCAGTAATGAATTCGGTGTTGTTCAAGGATTAATTACACCTTTAGATGTTTTAGAAGCTATAGCAGGTGAATTTCCAGACGCAGATGAAACTCCAGATATTATAAAAGAACAAAACAGCTGGTTAGTTAAGGGAGAAACAGATTTACATTCTTTACAACAATTACTTAATACTAAAGAATTAATTAAACAAGATGACTGTGCTTCTTTAGGAGGATTGCTAATTTCTCAAAAAGGTCAATTACCTCTCCCAGGAGAAACAATTAAGATTAATTCTTTTTCTTTTCACATTGTTAATGCTACAGAATATCGTATCGATTTAGTGAGAATAACTAAAAATTAAGATATAAATAGCAAGTTTTCTAAGTAATTTTTTGTTTAAAAAAATTTTTTACTGAACTTATTTCGAGTAAGATATGTCTGACATAATTTTAGCCATTGATACTTCAATTGACCACTGTTCAGTTGCTGTATATAAAAAAAAGGTAATTTACTCTTTGTCTGAAAATTGCAAAAAAGAACATACAATAAAAATATTGCCAATGATTAAAAAAGTATTAATGAACGCCAAAATTACATTGAAGGATTTAAATTATGTGGCTTTTTCAAAAGGACCAGGCAAGTTTACTGGAATACGTATTTCAATAGGAATCGCACAAAGTTTATCTTTAAGTTTAAAAATACCTATATTTGGAATTTCAACTTTATCTATTTTGGCTCAAAAAGCATGGCGAAAATATAAAAAAAAGCAAATATTAGTCGCAGTTAATGCAAAAATAGGACAAGTATACTGGGGTGAATACCTGAGAAACAATACTTTATTATGGACAGGAGAAAAAACAGAATCTTTAATTAAAATAAATAAAATAGAAGATAAAATGAAAAAACTTAAAAAAAAATGGATATTAGTTGGTGATGGGTGGAAAAAAATTAAACGGGAAAATTCTTTAAAATTCGAACAAAAAAAGATTTTATATCCTAATGCAAAAGATATTATTCCCTTTTTGTTTTCTGAAAATTCAAAACCGAGAATTTTGTCATTTTTCTAAAATAAGTAATAATTATTTAGATCATTTATTTTAAAAATATTTCAAAATTAAAAAAATCAATACTGAAGTATTAAATATAGTTCAGTATTGATTATATCGAATTATTATTTTATATATAGAATATATGTTTAGTTCTATAAAATATTAATATATACTATCTTTTATAGATTGTTTCAAAAATCTAATCGGGTAAAATAATATTTAATTCTAATACAGAAATGTCTTCATTTTTTTGTTCTAATTGTATTGTAACCATATGAGGATCGATATTGACATATTTACAAATTACAGAAAGTATTTCACGCTTTAGCTGTGGCAAATAATCTGGTTCACTTTTAAATTTTCTTTGTTCTGCAACAATTATTTGTAATCTTTCTTTTGCAACATGAGCTGTGTTTTTGTTCCGGGATAAAAAAAAATCTAATAACGCCATATCTATCTCCCGAATAAACGTCGTAAAAAACTTTTTTTTTCTTCTTCAATAAAGCGGAATTTATGATTTTCACCTAACAATCGATTGACTGTGTCAAAATAAGCACTTCCTGCATTAGAATTTTGATCTAAAATGATAGATTCACCTTGATTAGATGCTCTCAATACAGACGCGTCCTCTGGAATCACACCAATAATTGGTATACGAAGTATTTCTATAACATCTTTCATACTTAACATTTCTCCTTTTTTAACACGTGTCGGATTATAACGTGTTAATAAAAGATATTCCTTTATAGGAGTTATGTTTTTTTCAGATCTTTTTGATTTAGACGATATAATACCTAAGATTCTATCAGAATCGCGAACCGAAGATACCTCAGGATTAGTAGTCACAATCGCTTCATCTGCAAAATATATTGCTAAAATAGCACCAGTTTCAATTCCTGCAGGCGAATCACAAATAATAAAATCAAATTCCATATTTATAAGTTGATTTAAAACTTTTTCCACTCCTGAATATGTTAATGATTCTTTATCACGAGTTTGAGATGCTGGTAAAATAAACAAATTTTTTGTTTTTTTATCTTTAATCAACGCTTGTTGAATTCTAGCATCACCTTGAATAACATTAATAAAATCATATACTA
This genomic interval from Buchnera aphidicola str. Sg (Schizaphis graminum) contains the following:
- the znuA gene encoding zinc ABC transporter substrate-binding protein ZnuA, with the translated sequence MLKNKKKKFFSILAILFILMPNNSYASILTVFKPLGFIAAAIAHNVTNVEVIPPNGTTVENYYLLPFDLIKIKHSDFIILIGDQIEPFFFKKAVKYFKKKTIVLTKIKNIKFLLKHKSNFKKGKKKQKNTLQNKKEINNISYDMYLWLSPQIALESAIVIHDMLLKSMPQKKITIDKNLKYFKLCLSKTNKDIKKNVLSIKEKKYFTFHNTYKYFEKFYGLHPSGQFKTYPGIKTGVQYLYKIKNELLKKQAICVFIEPQFHANIIDFIIQGTNIQKENLDLFGTAIPLVQDSYVNFLVKLSNQYISCLKKI
- the mepM gene encoding murein DD-endopeptidase MepM, encoding MQQIYKIIFLSFNQDFFYKTIKILINIILIVIFILLSSCNFLTDKKAFFLNKEFSQKEKEFKRLKEKKEYLKKHTIHKHIFSYGNTISIFLKKSGVKINDILKLIKIDKNLNNITIGQKIVCKVDNLGNLIKLKWYISKFQKKIYKRYKNTFKFIKYTYDSFLEKKSIYIKKNSNFFKSAYQSGLNKSEINSVIKAIEWQINFNKLHIGSKFNVIFLNQKTKNKKILLGVKLDNLDRKYFSIRAFNGKFYDSDGFNKSEELINFSFLKKYRISSPFNLRRVNPVTHRISRHLGIDLAMPQGTPVIATSSGKIIKAQFNKIAGFYISLKNKNYYTTRYMHLKKILVKVGQKIKKGEKIALSGNTGRTTGPHLHYEIWINHRAINPIKAEYILSTQLTKSERIKYLKESKNILSKLK
- the pyk gene encoding pyruvate kinase translates to MLNRVRRTKIVATLGPSTDKANNLEKIILSGANVLRLNFSHGSSEEHKKRAKKAKEIMFKLNCHIALLGDLQGPKIRISKFKKNSIFLKVNDVFILDANLNEKNGNNERVGIDYKKLPNDLNVNDILLLDDGRIQLKVIKIEKCAIFTKVIIGGILSNNKGINKLGGGLSADALTEKDKKDIILASEIDVDYLAVSFPRCADDLIKARELLKKSGSNAQIIAKIERAEAVFDQNAIENIILSSDAIMIARGDLGVEIGDAELVGIQKKLIRTARKLNKVAITATQMMESMILNPLPTRAEVMDVANAVLDGSDAVMLSAETASGKYPSETVISMAKVCKGAEKVPSINVSRHRLNVEFQSIEEAIAMSSMYAANHLKGITAIITMTESGKTALMTSRITSGLPIFALSKHKKTLNLTALYRGVIPIYFDSDKDGVEAANEAIILLCKKKFLFNNDLVIVTQGDIMGKIGKTNTSRILRVTY
- the zwf gene encoding glucose-6-phosphate dehydrogenase, with translation MIIETNQACDLVIFGTKGDLARRKLLPALYKLEKSQKIHPDTRIIGTGRADWNTEDYIKIVKKAIKMFLNEKIDEKIWKKLRSRLNFFYIDVFQDLHFLELKNILNQKKNIIIYYCAVPSNTFNAIFTGLGKVNLNSFPSRIIIEKPLGVSLETSKKINNQIAKYFLESQIFRIDHYLGKESILNLLALRFSNSFFFHSWNNKIIDHIQITVSEEVGIENRWNYFDQMGQTRDMVQNHLLQILTIVSMDKPKNITPEGIRDEKLKILRSLKKIDLNEIHIKTARGQYASGIINGKKVPSYIEENGANKHSKTETFVSIKVDINNDRWFGVPFYLRTGKRLAYKYSEIVIVFKKISKNLFQEFNKNLSPNKLIIRLEPNESIKIYFLNKVPGLSKEYKLKSDKMEFNFNINNTKNFVDAYERLLFESMRGIQSLFVCREEVEEAWKWIDPIINGWKKTNINTVQLYKSGTWGPKSSDEIIMRDGRFWETFN
- the htpX gene encoding protease HtpX — encoded protein: MIRIILFLLTNLAVMLTFSLILAVTGIQSESIYGLLIMSSLFGFSGSILSLIMSKWIALRSVNGRIINHPSNETESWLIDTIRQQSIKKNIIMPQIAIYEAADINAFATGARRNAALIAISTGLLENMTRSEAEAVIAHEISHVSNGDMITMTLVQGVVNTFVIFISRIISQALSSLLSSNRNENSEDEKDSFLFFLISTFLEIIFGVLASIITMWFSRHREFYADASSAKLVGKEKMISALNRLKSSHEPQESDSIIAFCINGKSNSFIELFASHPSLEKRIQALKNKKYM
- a CDS encoding TerC family protein, with the translated sequence MEFFLDPSIWAGLLTLVVLEVVLGIDNLIFVAILSEKLPPNQRDKARLIGLGLALIMRLALLSLISWVVTLTSPIISNNFFSLSIRDLILLIGGLFLLFKATIELHERLENEDHENTENKNYASFWAVVIQIVVLDAVFSLDAIITAVGMVNQLLIMMIAVVLATILMLLASKALTNFINIHQTVVVLCLSFLLMIGFSLVAEALKFYIPKGYLYAAIGFSILIEIFNQIARHNFMKNQSRKPMRQRAAEAILRLMIREKNNNKNRIKTDNKAEIVLSSSLETETFKDEEKYMINGVLTLAGRSIKSIMTPRSNISWVNTEKTINEIRLQLLDTPHNLFPVCKGELDEIIGIVRAKELLVAIEKNIDVYTFASQIPPIIIPDTLDPINLLGVLRRAQGSFVIVSNEFGVVQGLITPLDVLEAIAGEFPDADETPDIIKEQNSWLVKGETDLHSLQQLLNTKELIKQDDCASLGGLLISQKGQLPLPGETIKINSFSFHIVNATEYRIDLVRITKN
- the tsaB gene encoding tRNA (adenosine(37)-N6)-threonylcarbamoyltransferase complex dimerization subunit type 1 TsaB, with translation MSDIILAIDTSIDHCSVAVYKKKVIYSLSENCKKEHTIKILPMIKKVLMNAKITLKDLNYVAFSKGPGKFTGIRISIGIAQSLSLSLKIPIFGISTLSILAQKAWRKYKKKQILVAVNAKIGQVYWGEYLRNNTLLWTGEKTESLIKINKIEDKMKKLKKKWILVGDGWKKIKRENSLKFEQKKILYPNAKDIIPFLFSENSKPRILSFF
- the minE gene encoding cell division topological specificity factor MinE translates to MALLDFFLSRNKNTAHVAKERLQIIVAEQRKFKSEPDYLPQLKREILSVICKYVNIDPHMVTIQLEQKNEDISVLELNIILPD
- the minD gene encoding septum site-determining protein MinD gives rise to the protein MTRIIVVTSGKGGVGKTTSSAAIATGLAQKGKKTVVIDFDIGLRNLDLIMGCERRVVYDFINVIQGDARIQQALIKDKKTKNLFILPASQTRDKESLTYSGVEKVLNQLINMEFDFIICDSPAGIETGAILAIYFADEAIVTTNPEVSSVRDSDRILGIISSKSKRSEKNITPIKEYLLLTRYNPTRVKKGEMLSMKDVIEILRIPIIGVIPEDASVLRASNQGESIILDQNSNAGSAYFDTVNRLLGENHKFRFIEEEKKSFLRRLFGR